CAAAGATAAAAGGCAAACAAAAATCCCCAGGCAAACGGTTTGTGAACACAATAAGAAAAGGGTGAACAATGGGTTGACCCAAGGAAGAAACTAGGACTTCTTTAAATAATTTCAGACGATTTTGTCTAAAAACCAATTTGATGGCAATTATTGCCTCATTTACAAACATCCGTTCCAGTTACATCACAATGATACACTAGTGCGGTgagagaaaatgacaaattatttTTGCTGGACAATCATCTCTGTTGAAAGGCAGGCCACTGAgcaatttcaacattttagcaaatgaatcggaaaaaaaaaaacaaacaactgaaaagCTCTGAAAGGAAAAGAGTCTGAAAATCCATTTGGACGACATTTTGAACAACCTCTGTGACTCCACACCAAGACAAATATTCCTGACAGCTGCTTAAAGGAGGCATTCTGCTTCCAGGCCAAACACAAGCACAACTAGGTGACagctttttttgggggaaaaaaagtcagcaAAGGGCAGCTAGTAGGTAGGTAAATTTAGCATTTAGCCAAACAAACTGCTTAAATATGAAGTCCTGCAAGAGAACAAGTTCAGAGCTCTTCTGCAACACAGAGCAGTGACAACCGTTAATTGTCAAGATGAATCAAAACAGTCCTACAGTCGAGCCTTGGCCTAGGGAAATGCTGGAAATCTGTAATCAATTTTCAACCTAAAGTTATAAGAGGCAGAAGTCTGGGCAACGTGGAGCTATCGACGCCACTGCTGTCTGTTATTCCCGGTTTACCGTTACGAAAATGGGTCACCGTCAAGTGAATACTTCCTCTAAACCTGAAAAAGCAGACCGTACGACATCCATTTGAGTCAGGCATCCCCACTGCAGGCGCCAATCATTGCATCAAACAGAGGCCGTTTGCAAGACCCATGTCATGTAGGACACAATgcatgcaaaaaataaaaaaaaaaaaaaaaaaaatctcgtcTCATGTAGGCAAGAAATCACTCCCCACACAGTACAAAGCATCGACAAACTGCAAATTAATTAATTGCTAATTAGGGTGTTAAAACATTTGGAGAAGAGTAGAGGTTGGCATGCATATTTATCAGTGACATAACTAAGTCTTATCTAAAGGTCGTGGGAGACAGGGGACATTACACTGTGGCGGGGGACATTTGGATCTCGTCTGGCTAAATCTTGGTCCTTTCTTCATATCCATTTTTCTATGCGAGCGGGAtgaaaactcattctttggcaTCCCAGAGGGTATTACACAATATTTGCAGGTCTCAACCATTTAAGCTAAGGGGAAAATTAGCATTAATTTTTAATGCGCAATTTGTCAAATACGACTCGGGACGCATTTCTCTCCCAGCTAAATATAAAATTATCCAAATCTTCACAATCTTATAAAATTAAAGTCATCAGGCTGTTGGACCAATACGCATCGAAAAACTGGCACTAAACTGGAAATGAAGCTTATTGGTGTCCAAGTAGCAAATAACAGAAAGGCAGAAAATTCAGGTGGGGTTTAGTATTGTGGGTATTGAACAAGAAGCTAATAATTTAGTGTAATGTACAAAACGTATTACTTGAACTGTTGAAGAAAGTTTCTTTTTAGTCTGTCTTGAAAAGGGGTGGATATTCACATCAGTGTACACTTTGTCTTggacttctttttcttctttttgccgTCCTTGCTCATTTTCTCCTTATGCTTCCGGATTTCTCGCACTAATGTGTAAAAGGCATCATCAACTccctggaaaagaaaagagacacaaaataGTAAAAAGTGATCATAGTTGGAATTAAAAAGGTCAGCAGTTATTGTGTTTATTACAGTCAGGTAAAACCAGATTGAAGTTAAATCTCCAAAAAATCATGTTGGCGTAATACAGTGCGACACGTCAGAGAGGGATCCGTCGGTTTGACAccactgattaaaaacatcttccaaaataaaagtgacaGACAGTAGCTGCAGTTACATGAGCCAGTGGTTCCCCCTTTTGAAGGCAATCAATACCCACTGCAAACTAAAATGAGAGCGAGCCATGCTGTTTACAGTTTCCATGTCTGTGCAGTCCACCAACATGCACTTTGCTGCATGTGCTACAGGTCTATGAATGATCTGCTTCTATGACTTCTCTGGAGAGATCAACCTCAGACAAAAATGATcttaaaagagaagaaaaacccaGGAGAGGcacctgtgcctgattttaTTGAGCGAGCATGTTCTGCTCTGAACAAAACCCCGAGTTCATAAGAAAAATCAAACCGCTTTCAAAACTGAAGGTTTTCTTTTTGAGTGCATCAATTTATTCAGATAGAAGTATTTAGAAGAGACTTTTATTCTCTCCCTGGCCTCTTATTGTGATTATTGATGAATAACAGGCTTCATGGAAATGCAGCTTGTGTCTGTTGATGTGACACTGATGCAGGTATAAGAGCACCCGAGTGGTTCACGCAGCGCAATAAATGTGGCAATAATCAGGAAGGAGCTGTGGAGTAAAAGTGCCTGATGTCACTTCAGGCTGTGACAAAGAGAGcagggaaataaagaagacGGAGGGCTTCGGAAGCTGCAAGGAAACTGTTCGCACCAACAAACACGCCGTTTAAATTGCAGACGTGTCAGCGAGTTTCCGAGCAGACGCTCGCCGCGGCAACACTTCAGCACCTGATTCAATCCCAGATTCACCAGAATTTCCTTTGAATCACAGACGATGGCTCAGCAGCTCAAAGATGATTTCAGCACGTTAGGACGCTTTCACACTGGCAGTTagtctgaaatgtttcacaatGGCATGAGAACACGTGTTCTTGAAGGCGAGGGCAGAGCGAGTATCTTATACCGAGTCGACCTCTCAGGGGTGACGTGTTAGGAGCGATTCTTCCACAGTTCAGCGGCATCATTTTTAACAACGAACCAGGAGATAAATACATCTCTCTGAACTATAAACAGAAAGAACAAACCCAAATTAAAGCTTCTTTAAAACTCTACTTCGGAAGGACAACAGACATACGGGGTATTTGATGAAAGctgtgaaatgcattttttgtaTGCATAGGTCCAGTTAAAAAACCATATATAATATCAATGAACGATCCTTTGTTTTGCCCGTTATCTCAGTGCTCAtaacaaacatttatttgtgaTACTTATAGCCtctgattacaaaaaaaaaactcagatgGTAAAATATAAGTATTATATATTTTCTGTAAACATGTCAGCTGAAattaaggaataaaaaaaaaagaattcaaatTCTGCTGTTTAGTGAAAACAGTAGTATCGTTAATGAACCTGAGCACAAatgcaaacttttttctttattgaattACCAAGGCAAtaaaaattaatataaaaagTGACATGTTCAAATGATTGTTTGCTATAAGGATGGAAATCAGGATTTCAACAAGTAAACATCAACAGTACTTACATTACTACACATGATGCTACATGATCATATGTAATCTCAGTTATATGGCAATTTTTTGGATAAAATCATGGAAAAGAGAACttaattcagttttttaaatgctgttaaAAGTGCAAGAGAATGTGCAATTATTTCCACTGGAGCAGCTTTTGGTTGTCCTCTTTTTATTACTTCGCTTTAAttacttttatttcaaaaatactCAAAGAGAAGAACAAACTCAGTTCAGTGGAGAGTGAGGTGTTCGATGAAAAATTATAGTTTTTGAATATGCAGCACCATCCTTTCTTTAAGAAAACAAGGATATCTGTCTGCAATTAGGAGAAAAAACCATCtgtgggggggggaaaaaggcAGTGCAGTGCGTGAATCCAGTGAGGTTCAAAGTTATGCTTCAACTACATAAAAGAATCCAGTGTGAAAGCAACCTTCAATAATAATCAAccacaaaaaacacagacaccGAAAAAGGGAAGAAGTGTTCCGCTGCTTCAGCCTCCTGTTAAAGCTTCACCACAGCCCCAGTAGAAACCAGCAGGTTAGCTCTGAAAACGTTTCAAGTACCAGCTCTCGCTCGGCATCTTCTCCCACCGCCTTATTTACAGTTCCCaccgacaacacacacacacacgcacacacgcacgcacgcacacagagcTGGAGGGTGCACGGCTGCATACACTTACCCCTTTCACATCACAACACACTTTTTAAGCTTGACACAGCGCGGAGTCTTTTCTTCCTTGCTGAGCTTATTGAGCCGGTAGAGCCTGATCTCCCGTACCAGAGTGTAAAAGGCATCTTCCACTCTCTGCAGTGTGAGACACAACTTTCCTCAATGCTGAGGAACACAGGGAGGGGATACAGACTGCATGGGCGCATGTGTTGCAAGCTACAAATGCAAAGGAACAAAGCAGATCGATGGACTGCGGTGGGCCTGCTTGCATTATGTGGCTTTGCTCATCACCAAGACTCCTGAGATCAATCGTGTGAACACTGAACACTCACCTCCTGTTGGCTTAAAAACAGTGAATTGCAACAGACAGAACTGTAATTTCCTACGAATTCCTGTTCCAGCTCATACATTAGTGACGTTTTTAGCTGTGCAAAAGTGACTGCGACATACTGAGAGTGAATAAAGACAATAGAGAGTTGATTATAGTGTGAGAGAATACTcgtttaaaaaatatatatatttaaatgaaagttaTCTCTGAATGGTTACCACCTAAGCCTGCAGAGAGTGAGTGACTGAAGTTTAAAGGTAAAGAATCTCTTAACCATTCAGAGTGCACTGatgaaagaaattaaaattgtatgaagatttttttctgaaaaatcacTGAGATTGGACAAAGAACGAGCAGCGATGACAGCTGCTAGTCTGACACCGGTGAATTACTGATGCACCCTCGAGCAGGTGAAGGAAGCTGCAAGAAATGGTGTCAATTAATTCCCAGCACACCAGAAGGAACCCTGATTCACCGCAGCTGAGAGAGACCGAGAAAGATTTGTGTACAGATCACGCCATCAGCCAGTCAGCGACTAAAGGCCATGCTCCCAACACACACCATCATTTGTGACGCCGCGGCGAATCGGCCAGCACCCAGTCACAGTAACCAGGAAGCACAATCATTAACCCGCTTGAGCAATTACCGACAGTTTGTCCTTTCATGCAGGCTCCTCGCCACAAATTTACTGATTATTTATAATGCAGGATCCTTTGCAGGTGGCCCTAATGAGGATATAATTTCACATAACCATGACAAAGTAGCATGCAATGATTACATTATCAcccattattttaaaaaaatcaattaaccAGAGAGGATTTAATGATGCACAAGTCATTGCCAGAGAAATTTCCAAGCAAccttattattaaaaaaaaaaggcaccgTTAGGGACAGTGAATGTGAAACAAATCAACAACACCACAGGAGTCCCTCGTACTTGTGATCCAAGGAGCAAAATTATTAAGCCTGCGTGCAGACATTTGCCAAAATTACAAGTTAAATTTCCCAGAAGGAATTAAATTCCATGTGAAAAGTGAAATTTATCAAGTGAATGCCAGTATCTCTGTGGCCACATGCACCTTCCTCGCCATTCAACATGTTAGCCCTGCACTGGAATCCCGAGGCAGTGGTGATAAATGAGACGTGTCATGGCTGAAGGGCGTGGTCATCCCCGGCTGAACTCTCACCTGTCGGGTTTTGGCTGAGGTCTCGATAAAGGGAATGCCGTAGCTGCGCGCTAAGTCCTGAGCCTGCTTGGTGTCCACTGTCCGGGACGGGAGGTCACACTTGTTGCCCACCAACACCATGGGGACGTCCTCGGAGTCCTTCACCCGCTTAATCTGTTCTCTGGACATTCGCACACATGACAGAGATGTCAATGTATTGCACAATTTTAAAAGCAcacattgggggaaaaaaaacattttaaaaagactGTACCCCAGATTTTAAAtcactttgggttttttttgtgttatcataataaatattcaaatatgCAGCAAATTCTGACATTATTAACCAGATAGAATTTCCACTGAGCTCAACTCCAGACATTGCAGGTCATTAAACCTTCACAATCCAGAGGGTTTTCAGTCATGAACAATGCGGGCAGGACAGATCACTCACAACAGATCTACAGACAGCAGCGATGTTTCGTCACTTGGCTCACCTATAGTGGTGAATGTCCTCGAAGGACTTGGTGTTGTTGATGGCAAAGACACACAGAAAGCCCTCTCCTGTCCTCATGTACTGATCCCTCATGGCGCTGTACTCCTCCTGACCTGCAGTGTCCAGGATGTCCAGCAGACACGTCTCCCCATCGATTACTACCTGCTTTCTGTAGGAGTCCTGAAAGACGAAGAGGTAAGAGAGAGATCAGAACACAGGGACTTATCAGTTCAGCATGAAAGAAAGGGTTAAAGATAGAATGACAAAAAATGACCCATAAAATTTTAAATAACATAATTCTCAAGGGCTCTGTATAATTATGGAGTGTCTCATGTTGCAACAGGACAATGATGTCCTCGTTTCCAAAAAGTCAAAGTATTTCAGGTTTTCATCCCACAGATTCAATCTGCTCCAACAAACAGTGGTGCGCAGTCATGATTTCATTGAAATAAACTACAGCTCGACTCTAATCTGCAACAACATCTATAAATAAACTAAATCATGACAGGACATTTGACTCTGCATACTTTGGCCTGCTGAGAAAGtagaaaagcaaacacagaaagcTATCAGAAACCTGTTTGGTGTCTTTTTAAAGCCAGAACCTGTAGAACCTGCTATAACTCCTTTTCCAGAACAGTTTCTCCTTGGTCCTGTTTTCTGATCGCCCccaacataaacacaaaatcCACTGAGATAACAACAGACGAACCGGAGTACACGCAATATACATTACCTCAATGGTGGGGTCATATTCATCCACAAAGTGATTCTGGATGAGCTGAATGGTAAGTGCGCTCTTGCCAACGCCACCAGCTCCCACCACAACCAGCTTATATTCTGTCATGATTCACCTGTGGGACCAAAAGAAGAGCGTTTAATATGTGATATTATTACATAGTCAGTTGAATGGTACGACAGTTCAGCTAGTGCACAAAGAAAGCTGCTGAAAGAAGTAGCTCAGAGGTATCTTAGAATGTTTTGaatacagtttgttttttttaattagccaTTTAGCTCCATTTACAACCCGTCTCTTCTGTGTGACAATCTGTGatctcagacagaaatccgcaGGCTTCAAATTAGCCAACAGAGAAAATGTTCTATGAGCATAACAAAGAATAACTTAAAAACCCTCCAGTCTTGTTTTATTACCACTTCTGaatcacaaaaaaattacactGCACACCATCAAGACCTTTATTCTATTTAACAAGAGGTTAGTGGAAGATAAGACAATCACAAAAATTGCAACATGATGCTTAATGTGCATGACAATGAGCCCAAATGAAGGACTATAAACACTGAATTTAGGACAGGCGGACAATCAAATTAATTAAAAGTcccaaaaatgtaaatgaactgTCATTTACCCCTTTAAAattgttttcaatcaaaacTGAATTGCTGAGATTAAATTATCAGGCATCATATCAGCTGTAATCAGACAGTGAGGTAATAGTAATAAAGATAAAGCCGTCCATTTACCAAACGTCTAAATCCAGCCACACAGTCAGTGTTACTGAGCTGCAGTCACACAGTAGACACTAACCCCAGGCAGAAATCCATGACGTTACATTAAGGCTCCAAAACTGACAAGCAGCTGGGAGGCTCTGTGCTGTCTGCTTGCTTTGTGGAGTAGTTCCCATCACCAGTGGCAGTTGGCCTTTTCAGGATTTACAGTACATCGTGCTCAGACCTTCACACAGGGAGGAGTTCCTCTCTATTCATGTTGAAATGTCCAGACAAAACCCAGAATGTGGTTTCATAATGTTTATGTTCACAACACTTTTTTCAACCGTCTCTGAGATGATCAGTTGTGTGCCTGGCAGTCTGGGATTTTAACTCATAAGCTGGCCCCTCAGTCTAGCAGAGAGCCTGCTGTCTTACCTGAAGGAGTCCGTCTCAGATTGCTTCCATAACTTTGTCTGCCAAATGCTTCTCTCACTTTACAGCTTATGCTAAAGTGGAAATTCAATTACAGACTGCAGTAAATGTTACATCTGTTTGTCTGGTGGTTTCTTTGTGATCC
Above is a window of Salarias fasciatus chromosome 7, fSalaFa1.1, whole genome shotgun sequence DNA encoding:
- the kras gene encoding GTPase KRas isoform X2 — its product is MTEYKLVVVGAGGVGKSALTIQLIQNHFVDEYDPTIEDSYRKQVVIDGETCLLDILDTAGQEEYSAMRDQYMRTGEGFLCVFAINNTKSFEDIHHYREQIKRVKDSEDVPMVLVGNKCDLPSRTVDTKQAQDLARSYGIPFIETSAKTRQGVDDAFYTLVREIRKHKEKMSKDGKKKKKKSKTKCTLM
- the kras gene encoding GTPase KRas isoform X1 gives rise to the protein MTEYKLVVVGAGGVGKSALTIQLIQNHFVDEYDPTIEDSYRKQVVIDGETCLLDILDTAGQEEYSAMRDQYMRTGEGFLCVFAINNTKSFEDIHHYREQIKRVKDSEDVPMVLVGNKCDLPSRTVDTKQAQDLARSYGIPFIETSAKTRQRVEDAFYTLVREIRLYRLNKLSKEEKTPRCVKLKKCVVM